CCGGCGCGGTCGCGAAGGCGCATCCGGAGCTGGACGTCCGGTACCGGTTGCACCCGAGTGAGCGGCCTGAGGATTACACGATCCCGCCCGGCGTACGGCTGTCGACCGGTGGCAGCACGCTCGACCTGCTCGCCACGGCGACGTACCAAGTCGGGGTCTCGACGACGGCGCTCTTCGAGGGGATGGCGCTCGGCTGCCGTACGGCGGTCGCGGACCTGCCCGGTCATGAGTACCTGAACTCCGCCGTCGCCAAAGGTCACGCGCTGCTGATGACCGACCCGGAGCAGCTCACGCAGGCGCCGCTGTGCGACGACCCGACCAGCTACTACGCGCCGAGCGACCTCTCACGGCTCACGGCCGAGCAGTCCGAGTAGACGGTCCTGCAGCGCGGTACGACCACCTCAGCGCCGTACACCTCGATGCCTGCACCGAACGCGCCCGGCCGGCCGGACCGGCCCATGCCCCATGATGCCGCTAACGACAGGAGGTAGTCGGCCGCGGTCAGCTTGCGCACGCTCTGCCAGGCGCCAACGACGGGCCGGATGGTGACTACCTCCTGTCGTTAGCGGCGCTAGTCTCTCGGCTATGAGGTACATGCTGCTGCACAAGACGAACGACAACCTGGAGGCGGGGAATCCGCCGGACGCGGAGATCCTGGAGCGGGCGGATGCGGTGCTCGAGGAGATGCGCCAGGCCGGTGTGCTGGTCCTCGGCGAGGGTCTGATGCCGAGCTCGCGCGGCGCGCGGGTGGTGTTCCCGCGGCCGGGTCAGCCGCGGGTGGTCGACGGGCCGTTCGCGGAGACCAAGGAGCTGGTCGCCGGCGTGTCGATCATCCGGGTGGACAGCAAGGAGGAGGCCGTCCGCTGGGCACTCCGCTTCGCCGAGGCCGACCCCAACACCCCGATCGACATCCTGGAGATCGCCGGCTGACCCCCCGAACCGTCAGACGTGACACTGCGCGAGTTCGCCGCCGGCGCGCGACCTACTCCGCGAGGACGCCTTCCTCCGCGACGACGAGCGAGTCGATCGCCGCGAAGAACCGCGCGATGCCTGGCTGGTTCGGCCCCTTCTCACGGGACTCGGCGAAGGCCTCCGGGGTCGCCCACTCGACGATGTCCAGCCACTCGTTGTCCGGGAGCCGCACCAACCGCGCGCCCAGGAACCCGGCACGGTCGGCCTCGAAGTCCTTCAGCATCTCCGGTCGCGCGGCGAGCAGCTCGTCGGTCTTCTCCGGCAGCACCCGGAATCGGGTCAGTTCTACAGTCGTCATTCGTCGTCCTGTCAAGTGATGTTGGTTGCGGCCCAGCCGGTGATGTCGTCGTGACGGATCGCGGCGGCCATCAGGTCGGGGAACTTGTCGGGCGTGCAGGCAAAGGTCGGTACGCCGAGTTCGGTCAGCGCGGCCGCGTTCTCGGCGTCGTACGACGGGGTGCCCGAGTCGGCCAGCGCGAGCAGTGCGATCACCTGCACGCCGGATTCGACCAGTGACCGCGCCCGCCGGAGCAGGTCCTCGCGTACGCCGCCCTCGTACAGGTCGGAGATCAGTACGAGTACGGTCTCGGCCGGCTTTGTCACCAGCGTTTCGCAGTACGCGAGCGCGCGGTTGATGTCGGTACCGCCGCCGAGCTGCGTCCCGAACAGTACGTCGACCGGGTCGTCGAGCTGATCGGTGAGATCCACGACCGCGGTGTCGAACACGACCAGGCTGGTACGCAGCGTCCGGATCGAGCCGAGCACCGCGCCGAAGAGCGATGCGTACACGACCGACTCGGCCATCGATCCGGACTGGTCGATCGCGAGCACGATGTCGCGTTGGAC
The genomic region above belongs to Kribbella solani and contains:
- a CDS encoding antibiotic biosynthesis monooxygenase family protein; amino-acid sequence: MTTVELTRFRVLPEKTDELLAARPEMLKDFEADRAGFLGARLVRLPDNEWLDIVEWATPEAFAESREKGPNQPGIARFFAAIDSLVVAEEGVLAE
- a CDS encoding YciI family protein: MRYMLLHKTNDNLEAGNPPDAEILERADAVLEEMRQAGVLVLGEGLMPSSRGARVVFPRPGQPRVVDGPFAETKELVAGVSIIRVDSKEEAVRWALRFAEADPNTPIDILEIAG